CCTGAGCAAGCGTTCTATATGGTGGGTTCAATTGATGAAGCCATCGAGAAAGCTAAGAAGCTTTAATCGAATTCATCTAGGGAAATTATGTCAAGCATCCATGTCGACGTAGTAAGCGCTGAGCGCTCCATTTTCAGCGGTGAAGCAAAGTTTGTTGCGCTTCCTGGTGAGAGTGGTGAGCTCGGTATCTTGCCCGGCCACGTACCATTGATTACGCGCATTCGTCCAGGTTCGGTCCGGATTGAAAAATCCGATGGTGATGAAGAGTTTGTATTCGTGGCGGGCGGCTATTTAGAGGTTCAGCCTGATCATGTCACCGTATTGGCAGACACTGCAATTCGTGGCCATGATCTGGATGAAGCCAAGGCGATAGAAGCTAAAAAGCGCGCCGAAGAAGCCATGCAAAATCGTGGTACTGACTTTGATTTGGCACTAGCCCAATCCGAGTTTGCAATGGCTGCTGCACAGCTTGCTGCTATTGCACGTTTCCGTCGCAAAAAATAAAAACCGGTCACCTCTTTGTTGTTAAATGATCGGTTTTTAAAGGCCTGCCTGGGCGAAGCGGTAGATCAAACACCGCTTTGGCTCATGCGCCAAGCCGGCAGATATCTGCCCGAATACAATGCAACCCAAGCAAAAGCGGGAAGCTTTTTGGGTCTCGCCAAAAATCCTCGATACGCTACAGAAGTTACGCTTCAGCCTTTGGATCGCTATCCATTGGATGCGGCCATTTTGTTCTCCGATATTTTGACGGTTCCAGATGCAATGGGTCTGGGATTGAAATTTACTGCGGGCGAAGGCCCTAGTTTTGATCATCCGCTTCGCACCGAAGAGGCCGTAAAAAAACTTCGCATTGCAGATATGGATCAGCTCAAATATGTTTTTGACGCTGTATCAGAAATTCGTAAAGCGCTGATACAAGACGGCAAGCAGCGCGTGCCCCTCATTGGCTTTACTGGAAGCCCTTGGACCTTGGCCTGCTACATGGTTGATGGATCAAGCACCGATGATTTTCGTCATGCTAAAACTATGATGTTTAGTCGTCCAGATCTCATGCAGCATATTTTGGATGTCAATGCAAAGTCGGTTGCTGCTTACTTGATTGAACAACTAAAAGCAGGTGCGCAAGCGCTGATGATTTTCGATACCTGGGGCGGAATGTTGCCTGATGGTTGGTATCAAAAGATGTCTTTGGCGTCGATGCAAAAAGTTATCGAGTTGCTTCCCCGTGAGTATGAGGGCAACAGAATCCCAATCATCATGTTTACTAAAGGCGGAGCTGTTTGGATGGATGATATGGCTCAAGCAGGCGCTGATGTAATTGCGATTGATTGGACGATCTCACTAAGTCGTGCTCGTAAACAGCTACTTGCTTTAGGAAAGCCATTAGCATTGCAGGGCAATTTAGATCCACTGATATTGTTCTCAGAGCCCGAGCAAATTGCAACACAAGCAAAGTCTTTGTTAGATGACCTGGCAAGCGCGCCTGGGCTAAAGCCAGGACTGCATGCCTTAGATGGCCATATTTTCAATTTGGGCCATGGAATTTCTCAATTCACCCCTCCCCAAAGTGTGTCCGCTCTAGCAGAGGCGGTGACTAAATACTCCCGTGCTCTTAGATCAAAGCGGTAATGCTAAGTAATTACTAACTTTCACAGACAGTTTGGGGTAAAAGTTATGCACAGTTTTGGCCGTTGATGAAAATACAGCAAGATTGCGATTAAACATGAACTATAACTTACGGAAAGTACTACAAGTAATTGATTTATAAATAAAATTGCCAATTTTCATAAAAATTTAAATAAAAGCTGTTAGCTGGTAAATTAGCCTATAAATCAGAGTTCATGGATGATATCCACAGACTTATCCACAAGTAAAATCAAAAAACGAAGTAAAAATGCCCTTACCCATTGTGGTTCAAGTAGTAGTAGATAAGCCCTTGACCCAGGGTTTTGACTATTTATGGGATCAAGAAAAACTTGGGATTGAGCCAAAGCTTGGCCAGCTTGTAGAAGTGCCATTTGCCGGCACATCCGTGGTGGGAATGATTATAAAAGTAAGCAATCACTCCGAATTTGATGCGAGGAAATTAAAATCCGTATCTCAAATAGCACCACTACCCCCTCTGGATCCTGCAAGTTTGCGGCTGATGAATTTCGCGAGCCAATACTACATACATGGGCTTGGTGAAACCATCATTCCAGCAATTCCACAGATGTGGAAAAAGCCGTCGGAATGGGAAAAAATTCCCAAAAAAGTTAATGCAGCAAAAGAAAAAAAACAAAGGAAAGAAAAAGTTGATGTAGCTGAGGGATATATTGCAGAGAGTCAAATGAACAGTGCACAAGAGGCTGCTTTATATAAATTAAGGCAACTTAAATCTGAAAATGGTTTTAGTGCAACGCTGCTTCAGGGACAAACTGGCAGCGGAAAAACCGCAGTCTTCTTAAATTGGCTAAAAAATATTTTAGACGACAAAAAAGCACAAGCATTAATTTTGGTGCCTGAAATTAATTTAACACCTCAACTAGAGCGAAGAGTGCGCGCCTACTTTCCAGATAAAAAAATGGTTGTGCTGCACAGCGGAATAAGCGAAGGTAAACGTGGTCTAGCTTGGTATGAAGCATTTATAGGTGATGCACAGATTGTCTTGGGAACCAGGCTTGCGGCATTAACCCCCTTGCCGAATTTACGAGCAATCGTAGTAGATGAGGAGCACGACCCTTCTTACAAACAGCAAGATGGCATACGTTATTCAGCACGAGATTTAGCAGTTTGGCGTGCGCATGATTTGAAGATTCCGATACTGCTATCGTCAGCTACGCCGTCTCTAGAGACTTGGATGGCTGCAAAGGCAGGTCGCTATGAGTACTTGCGCTTAGATCAGCGCGCACAAGGCGCTGGACTGCCAAAGGTTTATCTCATCAATACACGCGATCCGCAAACTCAATTTAGCCCTGGGGATCCCGATAAGCCCAAATCAAAAATTGCCTTTAGCAAGCCGCTAGTAAGCGCAATTGCGAAAAATTTGCTGAACAAAAAACAAAGCCTTGTTATGATTAATCGCAGAGGTTATGCACCAGTGCTTAGCTGCAATGCATGCTCTTGGTTATCTAAATGCAATCAATGCAGTTCTTACACAGTGATGCATAAAGCCGGCGCATTGGGTCGGAAAGCTGTGCTGAGCTGCCATCATTGCGGTTTGGTTAAGCCCGTACCCAGCCACTGCCCTGATTGTGGCAATGTGGATTTAAAAGCGCTGGGACACGGTACTCAGAAATTAGAAGATGAGGTGGATAATGCTTGGCCAGGTGCACAAGTATTGCGCATAGATACAGATTCAAGTCGTAAGAGTAAGGGCGCAGAAGAGCTCTTTCAGGAAATTCATGAAGGCAAAGTAGATATCGTTGTTGGTACGCAGATGATTGCCAAGGGGCACGATTATCAAAACATTGGCTTGGTGGCAGTTGTAGATGCAGATAGCCGTTTGTTCTCGCAAGACTTTCGTGCGGCTGAGAGATTATTTGCGCAGCTTGTGCAGGTTGCTGGTCGAGCTGGCAGGTCAAGCAAAGATGGCGAGCTCGTTGGGGATGTCTACCTAGAGACACAATTTCCAGAGGCACCCGTCTTTCAGTATTTACTCATACATGATGTTGATGGATTTTTAGCGCAGATGGCCAGTGAACGAGAAGAGGCCAAGTTGCCGCCATTTTCTTATCAAGCCTTGATTCATGCTGAAGCAAAAAGCTTGAATCAAGCGCTTAGATTTTTAAGTAGCCTAAAGGAGCGAATAAAGGCCCTGGGTCTCATAACATCAGGGCTTAGGGTCTATGATCCCGTTCCTAAAAGCATGATGCGCGTTGCTAATATTGAGAGAGCGCAGTTGGTAATTGAGTCTGACGATCGGAGGCAATTGCAGGATGCGCTCGAGACAATTGATCGAGAGTTGCGGGCAAATTCTCAAGGCCGAATTAGCAAGCAAGAACGCATTCGTTGGTTAATTGAACGTGATCCGATTTCAATTTAATTTTAAGCCCCTAGTCCAGTTTCGTATTGCTCTAGATTCATAAGTTGTTCTAATTCTGTAGCAAGACTACTATCAGAAGTAGGTTTAATTTTGAACAGCCAAACCTCATAAGGCTTTTCATTCACGCGTTCTGGCGCGGCATCCATATCAGCATTTAGTGCAACAATTTCACCACTCACAGGAGAATGAATATCACTAGCCGCTTTAACGGATTCAATCACCGCAATTGCTTCACCCTGCTTTACTTGTTGACCAAGTTTGGGCGCCTGAAAGAACATCACATCACCTAGGGCCTCTTGGGCATGGTTGCTAATCCCAACCCAGACCAAACCGTTGCTTCCGAGATCTGCCCATTCATGGGTCGGTGCAAATTTAAATGTATCTTGGCTATTCATTGTTTTATCCTTTGAGAATATTTTATGCTCAGTTACTCTGTTAAGTCTTCTATCAAAACGCTCTTTTATCTAGTCCAGTGAATTTATCTATGCCAATCAAATTAGGAATCGTGCCCGTTACTCCCTTTGAGCAAAACTGCTCGATTTTGGTTTGTCAGGAAACTGGAGACGCTGCAGTGGTTGATCCTGGTGGCGATATTGAAAAGATCTTGGATGGCGTGGTGCAACTGGGCGGAAATGTAAAAAAGATTTTATTAACTCACGGGCATTTAGATCATTGTGCGGCAGCGAAAGATTTGGCAGAGCAATTGGGCGTTCCGATTGAGGGCCCACAAGAAGATGAGCGGTTTTGGATTGATCAATTGCCAGAGCAGACAGTACGGTTTGGGTTTGGACATGCCAAAGCCTTCGAACCGAATCGCTGGCTGAATGATGGCGATCATGTGCAAGTAGGTAGTGTAGATCTGGAAGTCTTTCACTGTCCAGGCCACACTCCAGGGCATGTGGTGTTCTTCGGCAAGGAAGATCGCTTAGCAATCGTGGGTGATGTCTTGTTCGCGGGCTCAATCGGTAGAACCGATTTTCCGCGCGGCAATCGTGCAGATTTAATTCATGCAATTAGGACAAAGCTTTGGCCACTTGGTGATGATGTGCAATTCGTACCAGGACATGGACCGATGTCTACTTTTGGCAAAGAGCGCAAGTCAAATCCATATGTTGGGGACGGCGCTTAAGACATCTTGGAGACTGGGCCGCAATGTATGCTGACAGGGAATTTTAGGTTTTTGCTGAGCCGGTACGGTGTGTGCGGTTGTACAAACAGTTAGCGCAGATCCAGCGTTGCTTGCGATTGCTAGTTGGAATCCATGTGCCGCCTTCAAGGCGTTTTTCGCGACTGCAAGAAGAGCAAAATTTTAGGCTCTGAGAAGAATCTTGGGTGGCGGCGGGAGTCGAGGTAGTCATGGGCAATCCGGGTAAGGCAAATCTTTGTAGAGATGTCTATTTTACCCGTTTTGTCCTGCTGGCACTGGGGTTAAGACAACTCTGACGGAATCAGCCGTTTTGTTGCCATCAAAATCCAACCAAGCCTTGTTTTCAAAGTCATAAAGCTTACATTTACGAGCTGTGTCGAAATACCAGGCCCAAGAGAACTTCTGAATAAAAATACGCTCTGGAAGGATGGTTTCAAGGGTTTTTTGAGCCTCTGGGAGGCGATATAGGGGTACGCTCATGTCGACGTGATGGGCAGTGTGCTCCATGATGTGGTGCATTAATGAGCCCCAGATCCAGCTAAATGTGAGATGAACGGTTGTAGACACGAAAGGTTGTGCGCGTAACCACTCTGATTTTTTGTCATACCAAGAAACAGAAGGATGGGTGTGATGAACGTAGACCACAAAACCAATCATTCCATTCCAGAATAAGAATGGGACGGCAAAACCGGCAAGCAAACCAACCCAAATAGACTGTCCAGTGGCAATTGCGCCAGCGATTAAACAGCTGACCCAGATCATTGCAAATGCAGTAACCAGTAAATTATCTTTTAAGAAGATTGGGCGATCGCCTGGTTTATTTTTAGCGTTCGGGAAGTACTCGCGTCTCCACCAAATTTCGATAAGGTAGTAGAAGACAGGACCCCAGCCGCTACGATATAAACGCTCTAGAGCCTTACGCCATCGGGGTAGCGCGTCGTATTCTGATTTTGATAAAGGCGCCCAAACAAAGTCAAAGCTCTTTAAATTTGTTTGACCGTGATGCACGACGTTGTGTCCAACATCCCACAAGCTATAAGGAGTGAGCGATGGAAGAAACGCGATGCGACCTAAAACTTTATTGAGTTCGCGATTGGGCGTGAAGCTCTGGTGACAGGCGTCGTGACCCAAGATGAAAATACGACCTGTGACAAAACCAGCAACTAAACCAAAAATCACTTTGAGGAAAATGTTTTCAACAAAAACGGTACCTGCAATGCATCCAATCCAAAGAGCAGCATCAATGAAGAGCAACATAATTGCTCGCCCAGTTTCACCTTGGGCCATTGGAATGAGCCAGCTCCGAATAATTTTGCGATGCGGCAGTGGCGCCTCAGGAGGCAGGGGATTGGTCAGGGACGGCTCAGAAAGGGCTGAATTTAGATGTGTCGACACGATAAGAATCAATAAGTTAGATGCGAATGATAGCGGTTTTTGCGATTTTTCGCATGATGTATATCAAAAATCCCCTCTATTTTGGCGCGCCCGGCAGGAATCGAACCTGCGACCCTTGGCTTCGGAGGCCAATACTCATATCCACTGAGCTACGGGCGCCAGCGAAAAATCTGATCGCCCTACTATTGTAAGTGCCTAAACCCCTTCTCTCTAGTTATAATCTGGGCAAATAAACCCTAAACCGTCAAACGATAAATTCTTATGAGCAACGAGCACGGAAATCTAATTAAGTCACCAAAACAACTCATCATCATGGTGTTTGCAAGCTTTTTTGTGCCCTTGATCATTATTTTGTTGTTGATGGTGTTTGTTAACAACGGCAAGCGCGGCGACTCATCTGCCACAACCGAGCAATTAATCAAGCCAGTGGCTCAATTAAATTTCCAGGGTGCAAGCGCAGGTTCAGTCGAGCCTCAATCTGGCGAACAAGTTTATAAGGCAGTATGTGCCGCATGTCATGCAACTGGTGCAGCTGGTGCCCCCAAATTTGGTGATACTGCTGCCTGGGCTCCGCGTATTGCTAAGGGCTATGAAGCTTTGCTGACATCGGTCCTCAAAGGCAAAAATGCGATGCCAGCTCGTGGTGGTTCAAACCCAGCAGATATCAGTGATTACGAATTAGGCCGAGCAGTTGTCTATATTGCTAATGGATCTGGTGGCAAATTGCCAGAGCCTAAGGCGCCTGCAGCTAAGTAAGGATTAAGTCATTTGAAAAAAGCTGGCTATATGCCAGCTTTTTTATTTGTTCTCGCCAACTGCTTTTGCATCCAAAGCAATTTGATAGGCGTCTTTTTTGCTGAGTCCCAGCGCCTGAGAAAGGACAGCAGCAATTTCTTTGCTGCCTAGATGTGGGCTCAAGGCATTAGCCCAGCGCAGTAACGAGCTGTGCTCTGGAGCTTCGTCCCCACTGTCTTGGCGGCCTGCTAATAGCACAACAAATTCGCCTTTTAAGCTTTCAGTATTCTCAAGCCATTGAGCTATCTCGCCTGCCTCTAATGAAATCAATTGCTCGAATTTTTTGGTTAATTCACGACAAACTAATATACGGTGTGTTGGTTCTAAATGTTTTGCAAGCGTTAAAAGAGTTTCCCGAATTTGATGTGGTGATTCAAAAAAGATGCTTGTTTTTTTGCTGGTGCAAATATCTTGTAAGAGCATTTCACGCTCTTTGGTTCTATGTGGCCAAAAGCCTAAAAATTGAAACCGCCCTTCTGAGTTCAGCATGACCGAACCAGCAGCAGAAATTGCGCAAGCAACAGAACTAGCGCCCGGGATGGGTATCACTTTAAAGCCGGCTTTTTGTACCTCATCAACCAAACGTGCGCCGGGATCTGAAACGCCCGGAGTGCCTGCATCTGAAATATAGGCCCAGCGTTCATTATTGCCAAGATGCTGAATGACGGTTTGCGCGCCACCCATTTCATTATGTGCATGTAGGGCCAAACATTTTTTGTGAATGCCAAATTGTTGGAGTAATGCGGCGCTATGCCGAGTGTCTTCACAAGCAATTCCGTCGACTAAATTGAGGATGTATAGGGCTCGAAGCGTGATATCGCCCAAATTCCCTATTGGTGTGGCAACCATGTACAGGGCCCCAGCTGGTAAATCTTGCTGTTTTAGAAAATCAAATGAGCCTAGTTCCATGGGGCTATTGTCTGCTGAAGGTTGATGAATAAGCAAGAGAATACGTTGCTTTTGGTTTAAGCTCCTTGTAGGGCAGGGCAAATTAGCTCTTCTTTGGCGCATAATATTGCTATGGAAAAAGACACTATCGAACGTTTGCGCAAGCGCGCATCCCAACATTTTTTAGACAGTATTGCGGTTAAGCAAGAAGCCGAAAAAACTCTCCCCCAATCAGTCGCACATGGTGTATTGGCGATGGTCGATTGCTTGCGGGCCGGCGGTAAGGTTATGGCATGCGGTAACGGTGGGTCGGCTGCTGATGCACAGCACTTTGCAGCAGAGCTTATTGGTAGATTTGAAAGAGAGCGCCAGGAGCTAGCAGCAATTGCCTTAACTACAGACTCATCGATCCTCACCGCTGTTGGTAACGACTACAGTTACGACGAAGTTTTTAGTAAGCAGGTGCGAGGCCTTGGTAAAAAAGCCGATATCCTTTTGGGCATATCAACCTCAGGAAATTCCAAAAACGTTATCAAGGCAATTGAAGCTGCAAAAAAATTGGGTATCAAAATTATTGCGCTTACCGGAAATGGCGGCGGAAAAATTGCTGGTTTATTAGACAAAGACGATATTCACTTGTGCGCACCATCGAATCGCACTGCGCGCATTCAGGAAACACACTTGGTCTTACTTCACGGTTTATGTGATGGCGTTGATCACGTCTTGCTCGATTAATTTTTCAATAAAGATAAGTAAATGCAAATCCAAACTTTCGGTAAGGTTGTTTTCGCTGCTATTCTTGCATCTCAATTGACCGCATGCGGAATATTGGCGGTGGGTGGTGTGGCTGCTGGTGCAAGTGTGATGGCTGATCGTCGTACCCCTGGCGTTCAAGCAATTGACCATGGCATTGAGATGGAAGCAAACGCTGCGCTATCAAAAAGATTGGGTGATAACGCACACATCAACGTTACTTCATTCAATCAGAAAGTTTTGCTAACGGGTGAAGCAAAAGATGCTGATGTGAAAGGGGAAGCAGGCGCTTATGTAAAGGCCATGAAGAATGCGCGCTCAGTGTTTAATGAGTTGATCATTGGCCCTAGTAGCTCCTACACTGCACGTGCAAACGATACTTATTTAGAGTCGAAGATCAAAACTCAGATGATCTTTACAGAAAAGTTACCGTCTAACTCCATGGCTATTGTTGCAGAAGGTAGCAATGTTTATTTGATGGGGATTCTTACTCAAAGCGAGGCGGATCTAGCCAAGAAGGTTGCGAGCAATACCAATGGTGTGAAAGAAGTGTTTGTATACTTTGACATTATTTCTGAGGCAGAAAAAAATCGTCTTGAGCAACAAGGTAAGGCCGAACAATCGCAACCAACTACCCCGCCTAAATTTCAATAAATATTTTTGAAGTGCTAATTGAGGTTTAAAGTGCGTCTGCTTACAAAAATTATTTTTGTATTTTTTGCTACGTCGCATTGCGTAGTTGTCTATGCCAATTCAGAAGACCAACAGGCAGTTGCTCTTGCAAAAAAAAGTGCATGTCTAGGATGTCATGCAACAAATAAAAAAATTGTTGGCCCAAGCTTTCAGTCGGTTGCGCAAAAATATAAGAATGATGCCGGCGCGCAAATGTTTTTGAAAAACAAAATCACAAAAGGTGGCGCAGGTTCTTGGGGTGTTGTTCCTATGCCTGCTAATCCAGGCTTAAGCGATGCCCAATTGACTTTATTAACCGGTTGGATATTGCGTGGGGCCCCCGCAGAAAACT
This genomic interval from Polynucleobacter necessarius contains the following:
- a CDS encoding F0F1 ATP synthase subunit epsilon, giving the protein MSSIHVDVVSAERSIFSGEAKFVALPGESGELGILPGHVPLITRIRPGSVRIEKSDGDEEFVFVAGGYLEVQPDHVTVLADTAIRGHDLDEAKAIEAKKRAEEAMQNRGTDFDLALAQSEFAMAAAQLAAIARFRRKK
- the hemE gene encoding uroporphyrinogen decarboxylase — protein: MLLNDRFLKACLGEAVDQTPLWLMRQAGRYLPEYNATQAKAGSFLGLAKNPRYATEVTLQPLDRYPLDAAILFSDILTVPDAMGLGLKFTAGEGPSFDHPLRTEEAVKKLRIADMDQLKYVFDAVSEIRKALIQDGKQRVPLIGFTGSPWTLACYMVDGSSTDDFRHAKTMMFSRPDLMQHILDVNAKSVAAYLIEQLKAGAQALMIFDTWGGMLPDGWYQKMSLASMQKVIELLPREYEGNRIPIIMFTKGGAVWMDDMAQAGADVIAIDWTISLSRARKQLLALGKPLALQGNLDPLILFSEPEQIATQAKSLLDDLASAPGLKPGLHALDGHIFNLGHGISQFTPPQSVSALAEAVTKYSRALRSKR
- the priA gene encoding replication restart helicase PriA is translated as MPLPIVVQVVVDKPLTQGFDYLWDQEKLGIEPKLGQLVEVPFAGTSVVGMIIKVSNHSEFDARKLKSVSQIAPLPPLDPASLRLMNFASQYYIHGLGETIIPAIPQMWKKPSEWEKIPKKVNAAKEKKQRKEKVDVAEGYIAESQMNSAQEAALYKLRQLKSENGFSATLLQGQTGSGKTAVFLNWLKNILDDKKAQALILVPEINLTPQLERRVRAYFPDKKMVVLHSGISEGKRGLAWYEAFIGDAQIVLGTRLAALTPLPNLRAIVVDEEHDPSYKQQDGIRYSARDLAVWRAHDLKIPILLSSATPSLETWMAAKAGRYEYLRLDQRAQGAGLPKVYLINTRDPQTQFSPGDPDKPKSKIAFSKPLVSAIAKNLLNKKQSLVMINRRGYAPVLSCNACSWLSKCNQCSSYTVMHKAGALGRKAVLSCHHCGLVKPVPSHCPDCGNVDLKALGHGTQKLEDEVDNAWPGAQVLRIDTDSSRKSKGAEELFQEIHEGKVDIVVGTQMIAKGHDYQNIGLVAVVDADSRLFSQDFRAAERLFAQLVQVAGRAGRSSKDGELVGDVYLETQFPEAPVFQYLLIHDVDGFLAQMASEREEAKLPPFSYQALIHAEAKSLNQALRFLSSLKERIKALGLITSGLRVYDPVPKSMMRVANIERAQLVIESDDRRQLQDALETIDRELRANSQGRISKQERIRWLIERDPISI
- the gcvH gene encoding glycine cleavage system protein GcvH, producing MNSQDTFKFAPTHEWADLGSNGLVWVGISNHAQEALGDVMFFQAPKLGQQVKQGEAIAVIESVKAASDIHSPVSGEIVALNADMDAAPERVNEKPYEVWLFKIKPTSDSSLATELEQLMNLEQYETGLGA
- a CDS encoding MBL fold metallo-hydrolase, translating into MPIKLGIVPVTPFEQNCSILVCQETGDAAVVDPGGDIEKILDGVVQLGGNVKKILLTHGHLDHCAAAKDLAEQLGVPIEGPQEDERFWIDQLPEQTVRFGFGHAKAFEPNRWLNDGDHVQVGSVDLEVFHCPGHTPGHVVFFGKEDRLAIVGDVLFAGSIGRTDFPRGNRADLIHAIRTKLWPLGDDVQFVPGHGPMSTFGKERKSNPYVGDGA
- a CDS encoding fatty acid desaturase; this translates as MAQGETGRAIMLLFIDAALWIGCIAGTVFVENIFLKVIFGLVAGFVTGRIFILGHDACHQSFTPNRELNKVLGRIAFLPSLTPYSLWDVGHNVVHHGQTNLKSFDFVWAPLSKSEYDALPRWRKALERLYRSGWGPVFYYLIEIWWRREYFPNAKNKPGDRPIFLKDNLLVTAFAMIWVSCLIAGAIATGQSIWVGLLAGFAVPFLFWNGMIGFVVYVHHTHPSVSWYDKKSEWLRAQPFVSTTVHLTFSWIWGSLMHHIMEHTAHHVDMSVPLYRLPEAQKTLETILPERIFIQKFSWAWYFDTARKCKLYDFENKAWLDFDGNKTADSVRVVLTPVPAGQNG
- a CDS encoding c-type cytochrome, with the protein product MSNEHGNLIKSPKQLIIMVFASFFVPLIIILLLMVFVNNGKRGDSSATTEQLIKPVAQLNFQGASAGSVEPQSGEQVYKAVCAACHATGAAGAPKFGDTAAWAPRIAKGYEALLTSVLKGKNAMPARGGSNPADISDYELGRAVVYIANGSGGKLPEPKAPAAK
- the rsmI gene encoding 16S rRNA (cytidine(1402)-2'-O)-methyltransferase is translated as MELGSFDFLKQQDLPAGALYMVATPIGNLGDITLRALYILNLVDGIACEDTRHSAALLQQFGIHKKCLALHAHNEMGGAQTVIQHLGNNERWAYISDAGTPGVSDPGARLVDEVQKAGFKVIPIPGASSVACAISAAGSVMLNSEGRFQFLGFWPHRTKEREMLLQDICTSKKTSIFFESPHQIRETLLTLAKHLEPTHRILVCRELTKKFEQLISLEAGEIAQWLENTESLKGEFVVLLAGRQDSGDEAPEHSSLLRWANALSPHLGSKEIAAVLSQALGLSKKDAYQIALDAKAVGENK
- a CDS encoding phosphoheptose isomerase, with amino-acid sequence MEKDTIERLRKRASQHFLDSIAVKQEAEKTLPQSVAHGVLAMVDCLRAGGKVMACGNGGSAADAQHFAAELIGRFERERQELAAIALTTDSSILTAVGNDYSYDEVFSKQVRGLGKKADILLGISTSGNSKNVIKAIEAAKKLGIKIIALTGNGGGKIAGLLDKDDIHLCAPSNRTARIQETHLVLLHGLCDGVDHVLLD
- a CDS encoding BON domain-containing protein, with translation MQIQTFGKVVFAAILASQLTACGILAVGGVAAGASVMADRRTPGVQAIDHGIEMEANAALSKRLGDNAHINVTSFNQKVLLTGEAKDADVKGEAGAYVKAMKNARSVFNELIIGPSSSYTARANDTYLESKIKTQMIFTEKLPSNSMAIVAEGSNVYLMGILTQSEADLAKKVASNTNGVKEVFVYFDIISEAEKNRLEQQGKAEQSQPTTPPKFQ
- a CDS encoding c-type cytochrome, which encodes MRLLTKIIFVFFATSHCVVVYANSEDQQAVALAKKSACLGCHATNKKIVGPSFQSVAQKYKNDAGAQMFLKNKITKGGAGSWGVVPMPANPGLSDAQLTLLTGWILRGAPAEN